CAAAATGGGCACACTTGTTGAGGACATCTTTGCTCCATCTATAGAGATAGCCTTGAAAAATTATTTCGATGTTTTACCAGAGATAATCGATGTGAGAAAGTACATCAGACGTGGTGGTGAATCTTTAGAGATAGATATCCTTGCGTTAAATGAATCTGAAAAGAAGGCATTTGTAGTTGAGGTAAAGGCAAATCCAGATAAGGTGGAGTACATAGAAGATTTTGTGAAAAAACTCGAAAGACTCAGGGAGTTCTTACCAACGTTGAAAGAATACAGACTTTATCCAATCTATGCAGCACTGGACATGAAAGCAAAGACGGTGGAAGTTTTGACATCTAAGGGTATCTATGCCATGATAGTAAAAGGCGATATCTTGAAGATTGTCAATTTCGAAAAGTTGAGTGAAAAAAATATCTAAGAATTGCTCATTGATTATCATGGTATTGAAAATACACTTTTTATCGCATCAGAAAACCCTGCCATTTGGCAGGGTATGCAAGATCAGTCGAGATATGGTAATGTTGAGTTTGCGTATGGCATCAATAATATATCTGGTTTTTGCGTATATTCTTTCAGAGCATGGTCTATTGCATCTTGTAGAGAATCGAATGGTGTCATGAAAATTTGTTCGACGATACTTTTATCCATTTTCGAGCACAGGAAAATCCTTGCTTTTTTCATCACCTTGCAAAAACCAGCAGCTTTGTGACCACCCAGGCAAAAATCTTTTTTGATCCATTCGAGTGGTTCATCTGGGGTCTTTGCCTTTTTCATCCATTCTTCAAAGGTTTTTTCTCCGAAACCTTCACGGCATTCTGCAACCAAGATTATGATTCCACCATCTTTGACCGCTTGGAAGGCGTTGTCTAAACCTTTTTGTGCCTGGTATAGATTTATATCTTTTGGAAATCCACCAGGCGAAGCGATCACTATGTCGTATCTTTTGCCTATATTGACTTTGTACATCATATCTATGTATTTGACACCTTCTCTGTGTGCAAGTATTGGATCACCACTTACGATTTTTACAATTTCTTTTTTACTGTTCAATACGGCATTGACTATAAATCTCACCTTTGCCATCTTTCCTGCTTCTTCAATGTCTTCTCTGACTGGGTTGTTTTCTATCTTCCCAGAAACTGCACCGTCCAAGAGCATGTAAGAATGATTGGTTTCGATTGTTTTTTTACTGCACACACCTGGTAAAAGTGCTTTGTTTCCACCACTGTATCCGGCAAACCAGTGAAGCTCCAAGTTACCTGTTGCTATGATAAAATCTGATTCAGCCACAGGTTTAAAAACCTCAACCGGGGTTCCTCTTTTTGTCTTTCCTATGAAGACACATTCTGATACATCGTGGTTTATACACTTCACTTTCTCAAAGACTTCTTTTCCAACTGCTTTTTGCATTTCTTGACCTGTCATTTTTCGGTGAAATCCCAAACCAAAGACAATGGTTATTTGATCTTGTTTCAGTCCAACTTCTAAGAGTTCATCTACTATTGGTGGAACAAGGATGTGTGAAGGACTTGGTCTTGTCAAATCACTCACGAGAATTACCACATTTTTTGGTTTTTCTTTCAAAACCATTTCTTTCAATGGTTCACAACCAATTGGTGCTCTGAGACTTTTTTTGATCTGATCTGTAGGATCTTCAACCGCATCGAGTTCTTTGTTTGGATGGAGTATGTCTATTTTTATATCATTTACCAGAGTGAATGAAATAATTTGCTCACCATACTTGAGTGTATACTCTCTCATTTTCATCACTCTCACAGAGTTGGTTGGGTTAGATATATTGCGAATTCGTGATGTTTTAGAATCTCTGTCTTTGTTTTCTTTCCATTGATCACTTCGACTAATTCATTGAACAATCTTTCTCCTGCTTGACTTATTGTTTCTTTTCCCTCGATTACAGTACTTGCATCAAAATCTATGTTGTCCGACATTTTTTGGTATGTTCTTGGATTTGCACAGACTTTTATAACAGGTGCTATGGGACAACCAGTTGGAGTACCTCTACCTGTTGTGAAAATGATTATTTGTGCACCACCTGAGACCATACCTGTAACTGATTCGACGTCATGCCCGGGACTGTCCATGAAAATTAATCCTTTTTCAGTGATAGGTTTTGCGTAATCTAAGACATCCACGATTGTTTTTGTACCTGCTTTGTAGATCGCACCGAGTGATTTTTCTTCCAAAGTCGTGAGACCACCTTGAATGTTACCTGGTGTTGGATTAACTCCCCTTATGTCCTCACCACCGGCAAGGGCACTTTTTTCGCATTTATTAACTAATGCGAGGAGCTTTTGTGCAACTTCATTGTTTATAGCTCTTTTTGCCAAAAGATGCTCTGCACCTATGATTTCTGTTGTTTCAGAAAAAACCACAGTCCCACCGAGATCTATTATCTTATCTGCGACGTATCCGACTACGGGATTTGACGCGATACCAGATGTAGTATCTGAACCACCACATTCTATTGCAACAATAACATCGGAAAAATCGACCTCTGTTTTTTCGAAACTTCCAATATCTCTTATCATTTTTTCAAGCAGACGTATACCTTTTTGAGCTGTTTGAAGAGTTCCACCTTCTTCTTGAATTATCAGGCATTCTACAGGTTTGTTAGTTTTTTTTGCCTGTTCTGCAATTTGTTTTGTTGGAATTGTTTCACATCCCAAACCGATATACAGAACTCCGGCTACATTTGGATTCGATGCCATTCCAATTAATACATCGAAGACTTTTTCATGATCTTGCTTCATGTGATTACAACCATGTTGATTGTCTAATAATACAGCACCATCCACATGGTTTACGATCTCTTGAGCCGTTCTTGTTGCGCAAATCACCGTAGGCACAACGAGAAAATGATTTCTAAAACCAACTGAATTGTTATTTCTTTTGTATCCAAAAAGTTTCACGTAGTATACCTCCTCACACCACGTTTGCCTGATACGTTGTGCACATGAACATAGTCTCCTGTTTTTATATCTTGTGTTGCAATACCTATTGGCTCGCCATATTTGAAAACTTCTGATTCTTTTTTGATATCTTTAATGGCAAATTTGTGTCCGAATGGTATGTCGTGATTTAGTTTTATTTTCAGCGTTGTATTCTCGAAGTTCACAAGAACTTCTTGATCTTTTGAGAGATTTTTAATAGCCGTTGCGACATTATCTTTCTTGCTGAAAACTATTGCATCCATTAGAAAACCTCCTATGGAAGTTTGATGATATTAGCATTCACCAGAACTCTTTCCATAATTCTTCCAGCCTTAATTCTTCCTTCGATCTTTTCTCTGAGCTCTTGATCGCTCAGAATTTTTTGAGCAACACCCTGTTCGATGGCTTTCTTAGCAACTGCAATTGCTTCTTCGACATAGACTTGGTCTTCTTCCATAGTGGGTACTATATATTCTTCGTGTATACCTTTTCTATAAGCAAAGTCGGCTATTGCTTGAGCAGCAGCTACACACATCTCATCGGTCACTTTGGTGGCTCTCACATCAAGAACTCCTCTGAAGATCGCTGGAAAACCTAAGGAATTGTTCACTTGGTTTGGAAAGTCACTTCTACCTGTTGCAACTATTCTCGCACCTGCTTGTTTTGCTTCCCAAGGCCAGATCTCTGGGACTGGATTTGCGCCGGCAAAGACTATTGCATCTTTGTTCATCGCCTTTACCCACTCTGGTTTTATAACTCCAGGTCCACTTTTCGAATAGGCTATACACACATCTGCGCCTTTAAGGGCTTCTTCAATACCTCCACTGATATCTTCTCTATTTGTTTTGATCCACATCTGCCTACTTATTTCATCGAGTGTCTGGGCTCTTTGTTTTGTGAGTATACCTTTTGAATCGCAGACAACGACATTTCCAAGATCGACATTTACTTTTTCAAGAAGCCGCAAGAATGCGTAATTGGCACTGCCCGCTCCTATGATGGCTATTCGAACCTCTTCGATTTTCTTTCCAACTATTCGAAGGGAATTTATTAAACCAGCCAAAGTTATAGTTGCAGTACCCTGCTGGTCATCATGAAAGACTGGAATTGACAGTTCTTCTTGTAGTCTTTTCAAGAGTGCAAAACACTTTGGTTTTTCGACATCTTCAAGATTTATACCTGCGATCGATGGTGACAACCACTTACAAAATTGTACAGTTTCTTCTATTTCTGTTGTTCCAATACACAAAGGTATTGCGTCTACACCACCGAGATATTTAAACAACAATGCCTTTCCTTCCATCACAGGAAGACCAGCCTCTGGTCCTATGTCTCCAAGCCCAAGGATTCTTGTTCCATCACTTATGATAGCGATGGTATTTTCTTTGTTTGTGTATTCATATACTTTTTCTCTGTCTTTTGCTATTTCTTGACAAACTCTGGCTACACCAGGTGTATACCAGATCGCAAAATCATCGTAAGTTCGAACAGGAACTTTTGGTGCGGTTTGAATCTTTCCTTTGTAGAAAGGATGGAGTATCATCGCATCTTGCGAAGGTTTTTGAGCTTTTTTCAGTAAGCTCTCGACATCTTTTTCTTGCATCTCTCATACCTCCTATTTGAAATTAGAAAAATAGACCTCTTGGAAGTGGAACAACTAAAAGTTTTGCAAGTAAATACCAAAATGCAAGTGTTATAGCACTAAAGGCTATTATATTACCTACAAGTTGTCCAAATTTCATATTTTTTCCACCGACTATCAACGATATGATCGTCATGAAAATGATGCTTCCCACAACAAAACCAAAGACCCAATCCATCAGGTATATCCAGACAAAAGACAATGCAATGACGATGAATATGTATAAAAAGTCCTTTTTTTCTATTTTCTCTGTTTTCTCTTGAGTTTTTTTTCTGGTAGATACCACGATCAATGCCACGCAAAGGGCTATCAACAGAATTGAGATGATCTGCGGAAAGATCGCCGATAAGTAATTTAAATCCTTTGATTGATAAAGAAATACTAAAGCAAGCAGAATGAATATGGCGCTTAAAATTATATTCGATCTCATTGCTTAACTCCCCCCACTGATGGACTTTGTTTTCTGATCAAAGGCCACAGCAGGAACAATACAGACAATACGATTAAAACCCAGGAAATTGGGCGAATAAAGAATACTGTCCATGGATAATCGAGTTTTCTTCCCATGAGTAAACCTTGAGTAAAGCCTGTTTCAGCAATAGGACCTAAGATGAGTCCAAGTGTTATTGGCCCAGCTTCAAAACCAAATCTTCTTAGAATATAACCAAGCACACCTAAAATGAGCATTGTATAAACATCACTGATATTATTTTGTACACAATATGAACCTATCATCGTGAGCAGTAAGATCACAGGAACAAGTACGTGTATTGGGATTTTATAAACGACCTTTGTCATACCCTTGCCAAAGAGTAGACCGATTGGTACCATAATTAATGTAGCAGCTATAACACCAACTATGAAAGTGTAGACAACATCGGCACGTGTTGTGAAAAGTTCTGCACCTGGTCTCAAACCTTGTATCAAAAGAGCACCGTACAAAATCGCATCAACAGGCGTGCCAGGTACACCCAGTGTCATGAGTGGAACAAATCCTCCTCCTACGGTTGCGTTGTTCGAAGTCTCTGTAGCTATAACACCTTCTGCTACACCTGTCCCAAATTTTTCTGGGTGCTTTGATGCTCTCATTGCCTCACTATAAGAAACCAAATTTGCAATATTTCCACCCGCACCAGGTAATACGCCTATTATAAAGCCAATGATTGACGCTCTGATGAGATCTAATTGTTTTTTCATAACTTCTACGAAAATCCTTAGAGCGGTGCCTTTTTCTACCTTTGCTTCTATAAAAAGTTGTTTTTGTCCTCTCTGAATTACCATGTTTATAACTTCAGGAATACAGAACAATCCCACAAGTGCAGGTATTAAACCAAAACCTGAAATCAAATGTGAAGATCCAAATGTAAATCTGACGTTTCCTCCAATCGGTGCAACTCCAACAAAGCTTATCATCATTCCTATGAACCCACCGATGAAACCTTTCAGTGTATTTCCACGTGATAGAGATGATATAACCGTTAATCCAAAGATACCAAGCCAGAAATATTCAGGCGGGCCAAATCTCAAAGCGATTCGGGCAAGCATAGGGGCAAAGATTAAAAAACAAATCATACCGAATAGTCCACCATACAAAGATGAATAGGTGGCTATCAAGATTGCCTGCCAACCTTTACCTTGTTTTGCCATAGGATAGCCATCAAAGGTTGTTCCGATATTCGAAGGCGTACCAGGTGTCCTGAGAAGGATAGCTGAAAAACTTCCTCCATATATCGCGGCCATGTAAAGCGAACCAAGGAAAACCAAACTTTCGGAAGGTGTCATCCAGTAGGTTAAGGGTAAAAACAAGGCAACTCCCATGGTTGCACTCATACCTGGAAGTGCACCTATTACCAATCCTATACCAACGCCACCTATCATCAAAAAGAGAATTTTCGCTGTGAGAATCTGTGGAATAGCGCTTAGTAGATACTGAAAACTCGCCATCTAATTGATTTCCCCCTTTCGAAAATCCCGCGCCAGGTAGCGCGGGAAGGAATCATTTACCCATTTTTTGCGTTTCGTCCCAGAGTTCTTTATAATACGGAATCAATCTTGCAACGAGTTCTTTTGATTGTTCTTCATTGTAGTCTTCCATCACAAAGCCTATTTCTTCCATCTTTGCTCTCACTTCCGGGTTTTTGTTGACCTCTGCAAAAGCTGCCTCGAGTATTCTCTTTATTTCTGCTGGTGTTCCTGGGGGTACTGCCACACCACGGAATGCCTTTTCAACTACGTCGTAACCCAATTCTCTGAAGGTTGGAACATCTGGCAAGAATGGGACTCTTTGTTCTGTTGCAATTGCAATTGTTCTGAGTTTATCTTTATACTGAACAGAAACAGTTGAGTAGGTCATCAAGGCATCGACATTGCCACCGAGTAGAGCCGGAACGGCTGTTCCAGTTCCAGTGAATGGGACATAAGTGAGATTGAGTTTCGCAACCTTTGCAAGTCTTAATGTGGCAAAACTATTGGCAGATGGCTGACCACTACCACCTATTAGAACAGATTTCTTACCGCTGGCGTATTTCACAAAATCTTCGAATGTTTTGATGGGGCTGTCAATTGGTACCACCAGTGTACAAGGTGTTGTCTGGAAGAAATATATGTTCTCGATCTGTTCTGTTTTATAAGGCACACCACCTTGAATTGGTTGGAGTATGATGTGTGGAAGATTAGTTCCATAGATAGAGTATCCATCGGGTGTGGCACGATTGACAAGTTCAGACCAGCCTGTTGCTCCACCACCACCAGCTTTGTAGGTTATTACAATTGGTACTCCTAAGATTTTTTCAAGGTATGGCTGCTGGATCCTCGCTGTGATATCTGATTCTCCACCTGGATCAAAGCAAACGACGTAAGTAATAGGTTTTGTTGGGAAATTCGCTGCAAAGAATGTTGAGAACACAAAAATGGTTAAGCACATCAATAAAACAGCTTTCTTCACAAACATCACCCTCCCTAAGTTTTGGATATATCAATAGTTTAAATTAGATGTAAGAAGATTCACAAGTACTAAAACAGATAATTGTAGTCCAAATTCAACAGTTCAAAAAGGTGAGAGCTTTGAAGGGTTTTATTTCTCTGTTTTTCTTTTTCTTTTTCGTTATTGTTAGCTCTGGCAACTTTTTTCACCAATGGGAAAAATTTAACCCCGCTAAAAGCGGGGTTAAAAACTGGTTTCGATCATTATACACTTTCCTATGGAATATTCTGAATTCGAACTCCTTAGAAAGCTTTCGATTTCTTTCGAACCTGCTCCTGGTTGAAACCAAAATCTTTTGTAACCAATTGAAACAGCCTTTTGTACTTCTTCTAATCCCTTTTCTGGTGGTATCACAAAGACAAGAAGTTCTACATCTTTTGGTAATTCCTCAAGCGTTCTAAAGCTCTTGATACCTTCGATCGTAATACCTTTGGGATTCACAGGAAAAACCTCAAAACCTTTGCTAAGAAGGTCTTTTAAGATTTTGTTGCCGTATTTTTGTTCACTTTCACTCGCACCAACAATTGCAATTTTTTTAAAGTCTCTGGGGTTCACCATATATCACCCCCAAATCACACAAGGGCACGTTCGATCAAACCATTTCTTTGCATTGCATTATCAAGGATGTGAAGTACTAAATCTTCGTATGCAAATCCTGCGATTTCAGCTATCCTTGGCAGATCAGAAAATCCCTTTGCCATACCTGGAAGTGGATTGATCTCTAAAAAGTACGGATTACCGTCTTCTTGAGAAACTCTCAAATCCATCCTTGCTACATCTTTAATCTCTAAGGTTTTGCAGATCTTTACTGCCATGTTTTTCAATTTTCTTTCCAGTACGGAATCGATCTGCGCTGGGCAGGTGTATTCCACGTAATAATCTGAATTTTTCTTGACCTTATAGCTGTAGAATTCTTTTCCGTGCTTGAAGTGAATTTCCATTATGGGTAAAACACGGTATTTGTTACCTTCTTGCAAGACACCTATGGTGAATTCTCTCCCCTTAATGAATTCTTCTACTAAAACTGGTTCATCGTAAATAGAGAACAATCTTTCGATTTCTTTTTTGTATTCTTCATAATTATGCACAAGCCCTGTCTCGGAGATACCTTTTGAAGAGCCTTCGGCATTGAGTTTCAATATCAATGGGAATCTCATATTCTTTCTGAGTTTTTCTTCCACAGAACGAATCACTTGGAATCGTGGGGTCTTGACGTCTTTTGTTAAAAGAACCTGTTTTGTGAGTGCTTTGTCAAGACAAACAGCAAGTGTCGTGGCATCTGAACCAGTGTAAGGAATGTTGTAGAAAGAAAGGATCGCAGGAACTTGAGCTTCTCTCGCTCTACTGAAAGTTCCTTCTGCAAAATTGTACACAATGTCAATCTTTTCGGAAGTAAGGATGGGAATAAATTTTTCGGGCACAGCTTCCATTAGAACGACTTCGTGCCCTCCATTTTCAATAGATTTTTTGATGTCCATAACGACTTCCATACTGTCGTACTCTGCTTCCCAATCTTCAACATCTGGTCTTGTTCCTCTTGGTAAGTTATAGGCTAACCCCACCTTCGTAAAAACCACCTCCATGGTTTTTGTCAAATTGATTATCACGCTTTCTCTTATCAAAAATCATTTCAAAAATGTTCTGTTCAATTGATTTTTTGTTAACAAAAAGGGGCAGTTGTCTGCCCCTCATGTCTGAGCTTGACTTTTATTACTGAACCTCAACATAGAAGGTGAACCTTCTTTCATTACCTGCGTAATCCTTCAAAATGATATCTATTTTTGTATTACTCGATATATTCAATAAAGTTGTGATATTGTAATTTGGATTGGTACCGGTTTTATTCCAGTCGTTGCCTGAGTAAACTTTTGTATCATTGACATAAATCGAAGATTCATTCCAATCAATATATAATTCGCTCACCGAGAAGGTCAAGGTTTTATTCCCAGTTCCAGTAATTGTCGTAGTGGCATTTTCTGTTACATCGATGTTCGCTATTTTGACATTACTTATCTGCGGCTCTTGATTGTCACGAATGATTCTAATTGTCTGTTCTGTTTTGTGTTTAACTCGATCATATGCAGTAAGTTTAACGACATTCAATCCAAGATCTAATCCCACCTCATGGTCGCCATCTTGTGATCCATCAGATATCAGTATGGCTTGACCTTTTTCAAGAGTGACTTTGTCAAAATAACCATCGGTGACAGACCATGTGACATTTGATGTACCTGAATTTGTGTAATAGATTCCATCTATGTATTTAGTGATATCGCAGTTGAACGAGTTAATCCTCGCTGCAAGGGTGTCTATGTCGATTGTCCGTTGCTTTGGATCACTCAAATTCCCGGCTCTATCATAAATTTCAAATTTAAAGGTCTTTTGTCCTTCGTAGTTTATTGGTGGGACGTATGTCCATGTTTTGTTTGTCTGATTCCAAGACAAACTGAGTGATTCTTTAAGTGTGCTGTTTTCGTAAATATTCAGTGTTGAGACACTGGTCAAGTTATCCAGGAAGTTCAGAGTGAATATTGCACCTGTTTCAGATGCTATATCTGTTGGCTCGACATTTTCTATTGTTATGACGGGTTTTTGTGTATCGTAGTAAAGGGTTCCCGAGTAATTTGCGATATTACCTGCTGTGTCTTTAATGTATAAAGAAAATGGTTTTGAAGTATTTTCAGACAAACCATGCACAAAGGTCAAAGTACCAGGTTGTGGATTTATTGCACTACTTTCAATTATCAAAAATGTTTCTCGAATTCCATAACTTTCATCTACTTGCAAGGTTATATCAGGTCGATTTGTGTAGATTCTACCACTATCGCTGAGTAAAACAGGTGCACTGTTGTCGAATATCACGTTTGCAAAACATCTGGAATCTGTTAGTTGAGAGCTATTTTCAGCGTGGTCATAAACTTTCAGAGCGATAGTGTGGTTCCCGTTGGTGTACGATGTGGTTTCTAACGAGAATTGAAATTTCAATTCACCATTTTCTTGAACAGGCGATCTAATTTCACTTTTCTTTGTGCCGTCGACATATAATTCTACCTTCTGTACGTCATAAGGTACATCTGTGTTTGTTATTTGTGCTGTGACACTTAGTAAACCTCTATAGACTTGTCTTGAGCCAAATGTCAAAGCCGGTGGAAGTTGTACAGTCACAACTGGATTTGTTTTGTTATCTATTACTACTGCGAGTTCACCTTCACCAGCTGCACCGCTTGTCGTTGTTGCAATTGCTCTGAATTTTGCAACACCATCGGAGTAAATTCCCAAAGTTATGTTTTCAAATGTCCAACTGTTGGTTGCGAGATCTGATTTTTCACCGATCTTTTCTGTTCTACCTGTTGAGTCGATTATCCACAGCTCGATTTTGTGAATTGGTTCGGTATTATCTAAAAAACTCACTTTGACATCGGTGAAGGTTCTGATTATTTTCCTGCCGTCGTTGTTTGTTCCATAATATTTACCAGCTGGTATGTCGAGGTTAACGATTGGTGGTGTGAGATCTTCAACAGTAATTTCTTGTTGTGCTATGAGTGTTATGTTGTTAAAAACATCAACGGCTTCAAGATTTATTTTGTAAGTTCCAACTTGTGAAGGAGTATACATCGGAATATCTTGGTTATTTATAAAAAGCTCTTTGGGTATATTTCCTGTAGTATATTCATAGAGTTTTTTAATTGGTTGTTCGTAAAGGGTCCCATTTGTTTCGCCATCTAAGATCCTTACTCTGACTTCCTTTATACCTGTTTCATCTGTGACTTTGAATTGTGTGTTGTTGTTTAGATTTCCTCTGATTTGAATCAAAAGCTGTGCATACATATCATAGACATCAGCAGATGGATACAGCTGCATAACTCTAAAACCACTTATTTCTGGAGGCGTCTGTTCGTATGCATAAACTACAAAATTTCGAATCGTCTGGTTGCCGTCAAGATCTGTTACAACGATCCTGAAGTAATTTTCAAAAGGATCAAGGTTCTGTATATTGTAATTGAGGGTATTACCGCTCGAAGTGGATATATTTGTGTAAATATTAGATATTTTCTTTTGGAGCTGTATACTGGCTACTTGCCTGTTGTCACTTGCTGTGATGGTCACTGTAGGGACACTTGACATTGCTACGTTATAGATACCACCCTCTAAGATATCTTGTGAACTGATTCTGGCTTGTGTTATAACTGGTGGCTGATTGTCAATGACATTAACAGTTGTTTTTCCAAAACCTTCTTCATTCGCTGTGGTTTTTCCAGAGAAGGTTAATGTATAATCACCCGGTTCGGTGAAAAATGTAGATGGTATAGTTGTTTGATAGATGTTATATATAGAAGTTGTGATGATTGGATTTGGCACAGAAAGTTCTAATTTTCTTGAACTGTATGATATTTCGAATTTTTCATCCTCTGTGAGATATATACTCACCTTTGCCCTTACAGTCAAATCATATCCACATTGGTGCTGTTGACCTGGTAATGGTTGCTCAAAGGTCACACCAAGGTCCAGTATGTTCACAGAGACGGATGTTGCATCTGATAGGTTTATATCGTTTTTGTAATAGAAATCTATTTGGTATTCACCATACGTCTGAACTTTCCATTTTGCACTGAAGGTGTATATTGGTCCATCACCTGAGGCTGTGACGGGTATTCTTTCATCCACGGGTCCCTTCACATCAAAATAAGCAGTTGATGGATTGTTTGTGTCTACAACCTGTGCGTTCAGTGACAAGCCCATGTTATCGGCGAATGGTGTTCTAAAACCATCTTCTGGTTGCAAGATTTTCGCAATGGGTCTTTCTGTAATCACTGTCACGGTGCCCGTTGCTTCCGCAGTAAAACCTTCTGTGTCTATAACAACAACTCTTATATCGTGAACACCAAGCGTGGTAGCGGACCAATCCCATTCAAAGATGTTTACAGATGGATTTATCGAACTTCTCTTTATACCATTTACATAAAAATCGCACCTACTAAGACTTAAATCATCTTGCGCGACAACTTTAAAATGAACCTTCTCTCCTTGATTTAACACTGAAGGTGAATAGGAAAATTCTTTTATCTTTGGAGCTTTTACTATGTACGCTTCATCAACGGGGAACTGTCCTTTTTGCGAAGAACTATTTCCAGAACTGTCTTTTGCAACAACAATCACCTCATAATTTCCCTTTGTTGTGAATGTCTCGGTAATAGTGAAAACGCCACCAC
The DNA window shown above is from Thermotoga profunda AZM34c06 and carries:
- a CDS encoding D-alanine--D-alanine ligase family protein; its protein translation is MIINLTKTMEVVFTKVGLAYNLPRGTRPDVEDWEAEYDSMEVVMDIKKSIENGGHEVVLMEAVPEKFIPILTSEKIDIVYNFAEGTFSRAREAQVPAILSFYNIPYTGSDATTLAVCLDKALTKQVLLTKDVKTPRFQVIRSVEEKLRKNMRFPLILKLNAEGSSKGISETGLVHNYEEYKKEIERLFSIYDEPVLVEEFIKGREFTIGVLQEGNKYRVLPIMEIHFKHGKEFYSYKVKKNSDYYVEYTCPAQIDSVLERKLKNMAVKICKTLEIKDVARMDLRVSQEDGNPYFLEINPLPGMAKGFSDLPRIAEIAGFAYEDLVLHILDNAMQRNGLIERALV
- a CDS encoding Ig-like domain-containing protein, whose amino-acid sequence is MKKIIPLSIVLFLIVSCAMLDKIPPVLEVSLSKITDVAGENIILNISATDQSGIDRIEIYANDNIILKTTQTGQISIPAPYGSFTLRVVAYDRAGNSSSKVIGSFKTKDLTKPKVAIDYTPKGVQPGEIVTAIVSAQDNESGIRVMGLKINKKEVQLTNNRYTFQAQAGTYELEAYAIDNEGNDNVTKITLNVSTAGDTSGPEIDFPNLPKKARPGTNVNIAITAVDESGVSKIIFNDGKETVYVPTMPATQLVWNIARNVGTTNPYSFTVTAYDSRNNYATKTGSIEIGINLPPSVSIEVDNPTPKEGDKVKISINASDDSKVTQVVLYIDNVSVRTFTQEPYIHEWTAVKGIHKIKAVATDDSNESTEAFYSINVGVIDTEAPIIYFTSPYGVPVNEAYTFYVFVTDNVQVNEVTFTFTGPVQKGPILASTIGGGVFTITETFTTKGNYEVIVVAKDSSGNSSSQKGQFPVDEAYIVKAPKIKEFSYSPSVLNQGEKVHFKVVAQDDLSLSRCDFYVNGIKRSSINPSVNIFEWDWSATTLGVHDIRVVVIDTEGFTAEATGTVTVITERPIAKILQPEDGFRTPFADNMGLSLNAQVVDTNNPSTAYFDVKGPVDERIPVTASGDGPIYTFSAKWKVQTYGEYQIDFYYKNDINLSDATSVSVNILDLGVTFEQPLPGQQHQCGYDLTVRAKVSIYLTEDEKFEISYSSRKLELSVPNPIITTSIYNIYQTTIPSTFFTEPGDYTLTFSGKTTANEEGFGKTTVNVIDNQPPVITQARISSQDILEGGIYNVAMSSVPTVTITASDNRQVASIQLQKKISNIYTNISTSSGNTLNYNIQNLDPFENYFRIVVTDLDGNQTIRNFVVYAYEQTPPEISGFRVMQLYPSADVYDMYAQLLIQIRGNLNNNTQFKVTDETGIKEVRVRILDGETNGTLYEQPIKKLYEYTTGNIPKELFINNQDIPMYTPSQVGTYKINLEAVDVFNNITLIAQQEITVEDLTPPIVNLDIPAGKYYGTNNDGRKIIRTFTDVKVSFLDNTEPIHKIELWIIDSTGRTEKIGEKSDLATNSWTFENITLGIYSDGVAKFRAIATTTSGAAGEGELAVVIDNKTNPVVTVQLPPALTFGSRQVYRGLLSVTAQITNTDVPYDVQKVELYVDGTKKSEIRSPVQENGELKFQFSLETTSYTNGNHTIALKVYDHAENSSQLTDSRCFANVIFDNSAPVLLSDSGRIYTNRPDITLQVDESYGIRETFLIIESSAINPQPGTLTFVHGLSENTSKPFSLYIKDTAGNIANYSGTLYYDTQKPVITIENVEPTDIASETGAIFTLNFLDNLTSVSTLNIYENSTLKESLSLSWNQTNKTWTYVPPINYEGQKTFKFEIYDRAGNLSDPKQRTIDIDTLAARINSFNCDITKYIDGIYYTNSGTSNVTWSVTDGYFDKVTLEKGQAILISDGSQDGDHEVGLDLGLNVVKLTAYDRVKHKTEQTIRIIRDNQEPQISNVKIANIDVTENATTTITGTGNKTLTFSVSELYIDWNESSIYVNDTKVYSGNDWNKTGTNPNYNITTLLNISSNTKIDIILKDYAGNERRFTFYVEVQ